One Kitasatospora sp. MAP12-44 DNA segment encodes these proteins:
- a CDS encoding helix-turn-helix transcriptional regulator codes for MTELPAELTTGERVRYHRERRGMTRPVLAGLVGRSTEWLKKIENGERPLRNVGMLARLAQVLRLDDIGALTGTPGVLPAGSWGKLSHSAVPELREAVHAGAFRRPNDLPTTLDELAGRVRQTWNVWHASAHNRTEVGAVLPDLLLTCHHTARGREGAERRQAYKILVEAYALAQMYAAHIVEPELYWVLVDRARMAAEESDDPVMLAFSAWIAANGLASSGHSEECLRLLADAADSLRPLLEDGSEFLRGTFGSIALKAAMTSAEDGREGDAWRWFGEAERTAQLAPGYWHPWSVFGIANVAVHGVTMAVELKTPGSALRRASEVDPESVPSTERRSRLYIDAARSEYARHEPAGAVHYLKRAFEVSPEGVRYVPAGRSLVLELARTATGPLRADAVELAEAVGVAA; via the coding sequence ATGACCGAGCTTCCCGCAGAGCTGACGACCGGCGAACGAGTGCGTTATCACCGCGAGCGACGCGGAATGACTCGGCCGGTCCTGGCCGGTCTGGTCGGTCGCTCGACTGAGTGGCTGAAGAAGATCGAGAACGGGGAGCGCCCGCTGCGCAACGTCGGCATGCTGGCACGCCTGGCTCAGGTGCTCCGCTTGGACGATATCGGCGCGCTGACGGGTACTCCCGGCGTGCTCCCGGCCGGATCGTGGGGGAAGCTCTCGCACTCGGCCGTGCCCGAGCTCCGGGAAGCCGTCCACGCTGGCGCGTTCCGTCGCCCGAACGACCTCCCGACCACCCTGGACGAACTCGCCGGCCGCGTCCGGCAGACCTGGAATGTGTGGCACGCCAGCGCCCACAACCGGACCGAGGTCGGCGCGGTGCTCCCCGATCTGCTGCTGACGTGTCACCACACCGCGAGGGGCCGTGAGGGGGCCGAGCGTCGGCAGGCGTACAAGATCCTCGTTGAGGCGTACGCGCTGGCTCAGATGTACGCCGCTCATATCGTGGAGCCCGAGCTGTACTGGGTGCTTGTGGACCGCGCGCGGATGGCTGCTGAAGAGTCCGACGATCCGGTGATGTTGGCCTTCTCAGCGTGGATCGCCGCCAACGGCCTTGCGAGCAGCGGCCACAGCGAGGAGTGCCTTCGGCTGCTGGCCGACGCCGCCGACTCCCTCCGGCCGCTGCTCGAAGACGGCTCGGAATTCCTCCGGGGAACGTTCGGCTCGATCGCGTTGAAGGCTGCGATGACGTCCGCCGAGGACGGCCGCGAAGGGGATGCTTGGCGGTGGTTCGGCGAGGCCGAGCGGACGGCTCAGCTAGCCCCAGGCTACTGGCACCCCTGGAGCGTCTTCGGGATTGCGAACGTGGCCGTCCACGGCGTCACCATGGCGGTTGAGCTGAAGACTCCGGGCTCGGCGCTCCGGCGTGCCTCAGAGGTGGACCCGGAGAGCGTCCCGAGTACTGAACGGCGCTCTCGCCTGTACATCGACGCTGCCCGGTCGGAGTACGCACGCCATGAACCGGCGGGCGCGGTTCACTACTTGAAGCGGGCCTTCGAGGTCTCGCCCGAGGGGGTCCGCTACGTGCCAGCTGGGCGCTCCCTGGTGCTTGAGCTGGCCCGCACCGCGACGGGTCCACTTCGGGCGGACGCCGTGGAGCTGGCCGAGGCGGTGGGGGTCGCGGCTTAG
- a CDS encoding WXG100 family type VII secretion target → MASDNTITPAEFKVDLAQLADAIVIVGARKDSITNEVSIINGIFQQAESCWTGPAGTSFASFQAEFTQDMLALNDLLAEMVTRMTAAHDQYVQVEEANTANFQTSKA, encoded by the coding sequence GTGGCCAGCGACAATACGATCACTCCGGCCGAGTTCAAGGTCGACCTGGCCCAACTGGCCGACGCCATCGTGATCGTGGGCGCCCGCAAGGACTCGATCACCAACGAGGTGTCGATCATCAACGGCATCTTCCAGCAGGCCGAGAGCTGCTGGACCGGTCCGGCCGGGACGTCCTTCGCCAGCTTCCAGGCCGAGTTCACCCAGGACATGCTGGCCCTCAACGACCTGCTGGCCGAGATGGTGACCCGGATGACCGCGGCCCACGACCAGTACGTCCAGGTCGAGGAGGCCAACACCGCCAACTTCCAGACCAGCAAAGCCTAG
- a CDS encoding WXG100 family type VII secretion target, which translates to MITPAPAVYAGPGVDATISVDAELLLNFSKQVLVQLQGIGSDISTIFTTLDALQLGWAGQTAQEAKDFFDRLQACLTVLYGKSGDQTSEQNSILGRVATALDTAGNNYLAAEDAIVDLFYFTGSVSDTAIWNTYNGVGGGTGGGESTNITDPTFTSIAEVF; encoded by the coding sequence GTGATCACGCCAGCCCCCGCCGTCTACGCCGGTCCGGGCGTCGACGCCACCATCTCGGTGGACGCCGAGCTGCTGCTCAACTTCAGCAAGCAGGTGCTGGTGCAGCTGCAGGGCATCGGGTCGGACATCAGCACCATCTTCACCACGCTCGACGCGCTGCAGCTGGGCTGGGCGGGCCAAACCGCCCAGGAGGCCAAGGACTTCTTCGACCGGCTGCAGGCCTGCCTGACGGTGCTCTACGGCAAGAGCGGCGACCAGACCAGCGAGCAGAACAGCATCCTGGGCCGGGTCGCCACCGCGCTCGACACCGCCGGCAACAACTACCTGGCGGCCGAGGACGCGATCGTCGACCTGTTCTACTTCACCGGTTCCGTCTCGGACACGGCGATCTGGAACACCTACAACGGTGTTGGCGGCGGCACCGGCGGCGGCGAGTCGACCAACATCACCGACCCGACGTTCACCTCGATCGCCGAGGTCTTCTGA